In Salmo salar chromosome ssa15, Ssal_v3.1, whole genome shotgun sequence, one genomic interval encodes:
- the lamb2l gene encoding laminin subunit beta-2, with protein sequence MAFCQNRLTSAMAAYLGIFILALSVVGQQLPSSPHGCMEGSCYPATGNLLIGRAINLSATSTCGLHGPEHYCIVSHLQELDKCFACNSQRPYDPYYHKNSHRVENVIQLKDSNEDLTWWQSVNGEEGVSIRLNLEAEFHFTHLIMKFKTFRPAAMLIERSADFGRSWRPYRYFAYNCTKTFPRVPTHALHYINDVICEERYSDIEPSTEGEVIYKVLDPAIHVKDPYSLEIQELLRITNLRINFTKLHTLGDNLLDRRSDVLQKYYYSLYELVVRGSCFCYGHASECAPVPGVDARDSGMIHGRCVCKHNTEGLNCERCRDFHNDLAWSPAEANDPHTCRECNCNGHSSQCHFDMAVYLATGNAGGGVCDHCLHNTMGRNCEMCKPFYYKDPSRDIRDPAACTACDCDPVGSMEGGVCDSHTDLDMGMIAGQCRCKLNVKATRCDYCKEGYYGLAHNDPQGCQPCNCDPRGTIMLGAPCDQVSGSCSCKRYVTGRHCNQCLPEYWGLGNDLAGCRACDCDFGGAYSNRCMVENGQCDCRRHLIGRQCSDVQPGYFCAPLDYYKYEAEDAIGHSPSDHNLPGKARPQAEVDCVEHLNNQLRRHRRHRRIATTQQQRAALRRIRQLQQTPDVRSVHRERSQGHMVTWTGPGFARVKDGAGLVFTIDNIPYAMEYDIMIRYEPESTEDWEAIVSVTSLLLPTSPRCGNLLPTEQLYTVTLPHNRRYVQMPRPFCFEPSNRYVVAIRFQRHGVSQRHLTAFILVDSLVLIPKYTELPGFQGNDPAAEERRDEMVRYMCLDSFMAMPMPMLAEMCTKLICSISAILHDGALQCQCDPQGSLSAECDRVGGQCRCKPNVIGQRCDQCAPGTYGFGPYGCTACDCHSQGSLGHQCDPVTGQCPCRQGASGRQCSDCQPGQWGFPSCRPCQCNGHTDDCNPQTGECQNCRDYTDGQYCERCVKGFFGNPVLGSGDHCRPCPCPGNPGSGHSNGDSCHTDISSNQILCNCKQGYTGSRCERCAPGYYGNTERPGGQCRPCQCSGNIDTQDPESCDPRTGQCLSCLYNTDGASCSDCKRGYFGNALAQDCRRCTCVTAGTQQSYCPDGHCHCDRQTGACPCRDNVVGHNCDQCAPDHWNYGTDRGCERCGCHPLHAMGSHCNMFSGQCHCQQGFGGRQCTECEQFHWGDPRVQCEECNCHSLGSEMAQCDRVTGVCECREGAVGRRCDECARGFTGVFPKCVRCHPCFELWDDAVCMIRRDLDHIRHEIHKILESGETPGVGDKRIRELENKLAQVQDLIIQDGDSDRLHQLIGQSIDDLRAEIALTDGRLMGVARELNGTAVQDEELRRNLTQMERELRDLNTTLMHQRQKQESNLSSGFQDQFDNVKKYYSESQKAQQKCSASVSGPFSPVEESKATRAHTEDLLNKRRDKFLRTVAAQKKSLSELQNKAQDVDKKVHHLSHKVCGGHSNASSNGTCHDSPCGGAGCHDNDGRRVCGGDGCDGTVSASLKGLKHANDVTDNLTAASEDLQGMAKKLQDIAMLTQDVKNQAMDTLDKAQKKKDLFENSNKKLKEFIQKIKDFLTEEGADPESIEKVAQQVLAISLPVNRTTLDSMVQQIKDNINNLTDVEGVFNHTSQQLQQVKELLNRAKDAKTRAEGVKDTANTTKQALDASEKAIQKATKALDQALNNLNSTRNTTATVEENLQDLEVKQMDAMMRLANLSMGVEALKTKTDQNREMAQDAKDQAENATNAASGLEQRLNETEDRYKELQMKVDSLGGASGGLGNVNQRAKEIKKEAEDLLTKANKGIETLRKLEKKFRNNEQKMLDQQSELGELERNATEAREAIRKQVQTYNNCN encoded by the exons CTCTGAGTGTTGTGGGACAGCAGCTCCCCTCCAGCCCGCATGGCTGCATGGAGGGCAGCTGTTACCCGGCAACAGGCAACCTGTTGATTGGCCGAGCCATTAATCTCAGCGCCACCTCCACTTGTGGTCTTCATGGGCCTGAACACTACTGCATAGTCAGCCACCTgcag gaaTTGGACAAGTGTTTTGCGTGTAACTCTCAGCGGCCTTATGACCCGTACTACCACAAAAACAGTCACCGCGTGGAGAACGTCATCCAACTCAAGGACAGCAACGAAGACCTCACATGGTGGCAGTCCgtcaacg GTGAGGAGGGTGTCAGTATCAGACTCAATCTGGAGGCAGAATTCCACTTCACTCACCTCATCATGAAGTTTAAg ACATTCCGACCTGCCGCCATGCTGATCGAGCGTTCGGCTGATTTTGGTCGCTCCTGGAGACCGTACCGTTATTTTGCCTACAACTGCACCAAGACGTTCCCACGCGTGCCCACCCATGCCCTCCactacatcaatgatgtcatctGTGAGGAGAGATACTCTGACATCGAGCCCTCCACGGAAGGAGAG GTCATTTATAAAGTCCTCGACCCTGCCATACATGTGAAAGACCCATACAGTCTGGAGATTCAAG AGCTGTTGCGGATCACCAACCTGCGGATCAACTTCACCAAGCTGCACACCCTGGGAGATAACCTGCTGGACCGGCGCTCTGACGTGCTGCAGAAGTACTACTACTCCCTGTATGAGCTGGTGGTGAGGGGCAGCTGCTTCTGCTACGGACACGCCTCAGAGTGTGCCCCCGTGCCAGGGGTTGATGCCAGGGACAGTGGCATG ATCCACGGGCGATGTGTGTGTAAACACAACACTGAGGGGTTAAACTGTGAACGCTGCAGAGACTTCCACAACGACCTGGCCTGGAGCCCAGCCGAGGCCAACGACCCTCACACATGCAGAG AATGCAACTGTAACGGTCACTCCAGCCAGTGTCACTTTGACATGGCGGTGTACCTGGCCACGGGCAATGCCGGCGGTGGCGTCTGTGACCACTGTCTCCACAACACCATGGGACGCAACTGTGAGATGTGTAAACCATTTTACTACAAGGACCCCAGCAGGGACATCAGAGACCCCGCCGCTTGTACTG cgTGTGACTGTGACCCTGTGGGTTccatggagggaggtgtgtgtgacaGCCACACAGACCTGGACATGGGCATGATCGCCGGGCAGTGCCGCTGTAAGCTCAACGTTAAGGCCACCCGCTGTGACTACTGCAAGGAGGGTTACTACGGCCTGGCCCACAACGACCCACAGGGCTGCCAAC CGTGTAACTGTGACCCTCGTGGGACCATAATGCTGGGAGCGCCATGTGACCAGGTCAGCGGGAGCTGCTCCTGTAAGAGATACGTCACAGGCCGCCACTGCAACCAGTGTTTG CCGGAGTACTGGGGTCTCGGGAATGACCTAGCAGGCTGCCGGGCCTGTGACTGTGACTTTGGTGGAGCCTACAGCAACAG GTGTATGGTTGAAAATGGCCAGTGTGACTGTAGGAGGCACCTGATTGGTCGTCAGTGTTCTGACGTGCAGCCTGGGTACTTCTGTGCTCCGCTAGACTACTACAAATACGAGGCAGAGGACGCCATTGGCCACTCACCTAGTGACCACAACCTTCCG GGCAAGGCCAGGCCCCAGGCTGAGGTTGACTGTGTGGAGCACCTCAACAACCAGCTGAGGAGACACAGACGCCACAGACGCATCGCCACCACCCAGCAGCAGAGGGCAGCACTGAGACGCATCCGCCAGCTGCAGCAAACG CCTGATGTAAGGAGTGTTCACAGGGAGAGATCTCAGGGTCACATGGTCACCTGGACTGGACCTGGTTTTGCCCGGGTCAAGGATGGCGCTGGACTGGTCTTCACAATAGACAACATCCCCTATGCCATGGAGTATGACATCATGATCCGCTATGAGCCAGAG tctactgAGGACTGGGAGGCCATAGTGAGTGTTACCTCCCTGCTGCTGCCCACCAGCCCCCGCTGTGGCAACCTGCTTCCCACTGAACAGCTCTACACTGTCACCCTGCCGCACAacaggag GTATGTCCAGATGCCCAGGCCTTTCTGCTTTGAGCCCAGTAACCGTTATGTCGTGGCCATCAGATTCCAGCGTCACGGAGTGTCCCAGAGACACCTGACTGCTTTCATCCTTGTTGATTCG CTGGTGCTGATCCCCAAGTACACGGAGCTGCCTGGTTTCCAGGGTAACGACCCCGCGGCGGAGGAGCGCCGTGATGAGATGGTGCGCTACATGTGTCTGGACTCCTTCATGGCCATGCCCATGCCCATGCTGGCAGAGATGTGCACCAAGCTCATCTGCAGCATCTCTGCCATCCTGCATGATGGAGCCCTGC AATGTCAGTGCGACCCGCAGGGGTCTCTCAGTGCTGAGTGTGACAGGGTCGGAGGTCAGTGTCGCTGTAAACCCAACGTGATTGGACAACGGTGTGACCAGTGTGCACCTGGCACTTACGGCTTTGGACCATATGGCTGTACTG CCTGTGACTGCCATTCCCAGGGCTCTCTGGGGCACCAGTGTGACCCGGTGACGGGGCAGTGCCCCTGCAGACAGGGGGCCAGTGGGCGCCAGTGTTCAGACTGCCAGCCTGGCCAGTGGGGCTTCCCTAGCTGCAGGCCATGCCAGTGTAACGGTCACACTGATGACTGCAACCCGCAGACAGGGGAGTGCCAGAACTGCAGAGACTACACTGATGGACAGTACTGTGAAAG GTGTGTGAAGGGTTTCTTTGGGAACCCAGTGCTGGGGTCTGGAGATCACTGTCGACCATGTCCCTGTCCTGGGAACCCAGGAAGTGGACACTCCAATGGGGACTCCTGTCACACTGACATCTCATCCAATCAGATCCTCTGCAACTGTAAACAGGGATATACAG GCTCTCGCTGTGAACGCTGTGCCCCTGGTTACTATGGCAACACTGAGCGCCCAGGCGGGCAGTGCCGCCCGTGCCAGTGCAGTGGCAACATCGACACCCAGGACCCAGAGTCATGTGACCCCAGGACAGGACAATGCCTGAGTTGCCTGTACAACACAGACGGCGCCTCCTGCTCCGACTGTAAACGTGGTTACTTCGGCAACGCCCTGGCCCAGGACTGCAGGC GTTGCACCTGTGTAACAGCAGGTACACAGCAGTCCTACTGCCCTGACGGTCATTGCcactgtgacagacagacaggggcatgCCCATGTCGGGACAACGTGGTCGGCCACAACTGTGACCAGTGTGCCCCCGACCACTGGAACTATGGCACAGACAGGGGGTGTGAGCGCTGTGGCTGCCATCCTCTGCACGCTATGGGATCACATTGCAACATG tTTAGTGGACAGTGTCACTGTCAGCAAGGCTTTGGGGGAAGGCAGTGCACTGAGTGTGAGCAGTTCCATTGGGGAGACCCACGTGTGCAGTGTGAAG aGTGTAACTGTCACTCTCTGGGCTCGGAGATGGCCCAGTGTGACCGTGTGACGGGGGTGTGTGAGTGTAGGGAGGGGGCGGTGGGGCGGCGGTGTGACGAGTGTGCCCGCGGGTTCACCGGGGTATTCCCTAAGTGTGTCCGGTGCCACCCCTGCTTTGAGCTGTGGGACGACGCAGTGTGTATGATCCGCCGGGACCTGGACCACATCCGCCATGAAATCCACAAGATCCTGGAGAGCGGAGAGACGCCCGGGGTGGGAGACAAACGCATCCGCGAGCTGGAGAACAAACTGGCCCAGGTACAGGACCTGATCATCCAAGACGGAGACTCAGACAGACTACACCAGCTGATTGGCCAGTCCATCGATGACCTCAG AGCAGAGATAGCTCTGACTGACGGCCGTTTGATGGGTGTGGCCCGGGAGCTGAATGGAACAGCGGTGCAGGACGAGGAACTGAGGAGGAACCTGACCCAGATGGAGAGAGAACTCAGAGACCTCAACACCACTCTGATGCACCAGCGCCAAAAACAGGAGAGCAACCTTAGCTCTGGTTTCCAAG ATCAGTTTGACAATGTGAAGAAGTACTACAGTGAGTCCCAGAAGGCTCAACAGAAGTGCAGTGCCTCAGTGTCCGGTCCTTTCAGCCCCGTGGAGGAGTCTAAAGCCACACGCGCACACACCGAGGACCTTCTGAACAAGAGGCGGGATAAGTTCCTGCGCACGGTGGCGGCCCAGAAAAAATCACTGTCAGAGCTGCAGAACAAAGCCCAGGACGTAGACAAGAAAGTCCACCACCTGAGCCAcaag GTATGTGGTGGCCATTCCAATGCCAGCTCCAATGGCACATGTCACGATAGCCCATGTGGGGGTGCTGGTTGTCATGACAATGACGGTCGGCGGGTGTGTGGAGGGGACGGGTGTGACGGGACTGTTAGCGCCTCCCTAAAGGGACTGAAACATGCCAATGATGTCACAGACAACCTGACTGCTGCCAGTGAGGATCTCCAGGGTATGGCTAAGAAG CTCCAGGACATTGCTATGCTGACCCAGGATGTGAAGAATCAAGCCATGGACACCCTGGACAAAGCCCAGAAGAAGAAGGACTTATTTGAAAACTCCAATAAAAAACTCAAGGAATTCATTCAGAAGATCAAAGATTTCCTGACTG AGGAGGGTGCGGACCCAGAGAGCATAGAGAAGGTGGCTCAGCAGGTGCTGGCCATATCACTTCCTGTCAACAGAACCACTCTGGACAGCATGGTCCAGCAGATTAAAGACAACATTAACAACCTGACAGATGTAGAGGGGGTCTTCAACCACACCTCCCAGCAACTCCAACAGGTCAAGGAGCTGCTCAACCGAGCTAAGGATGCCAA gACACGAGCAGAAGGAGTGAAGGACACAGCCAACACGACTAAGCAGGCGTTGGATGCATCTGAAAAGGCTATTCAGAAAGCAACCAAAGCCCTGGACCAGGCCCTAAACAACCTCAACAGCACCAGGAACACCACCGCAACG GTGGAGGAGAATCTTCAGGATCTGGAGGTCAAGCAGATGGATGCTATGATGCGACTGGCCAACCTGTCGATGGGGGTAGAGGCACTAAAAACTAAGACCGATCAGAACAGGGAGATGGCCCAAGATGCCAAGGACCAGGCTGAAAATGCCACTAATGCAGCATCAGGACTGGAGCAG AGGCTGAATGAAACGGAGGATCGGTACAAGGAACTGCAGATGAAGGTGGACTCTCTGGGTGGGGCCTCGGGGGGCCTGGGGAACGTCAACCAGAGGGCCAAGGAGATCAAGAAGGAGGCTGAAGACCTGCTCACTAAGGCCAACAAGGGCATAGAAACGCTACGGA AGCTGGAGAAGAAGTTCCGTAATAATGAGCAGAAAATGCTGGACCAGCAGAGCGAGCTAGGAGAGCTGGAGAGGAACGCCACGGAAGCACGGGAGGCCATACGAAAGCAGGTGCAGACATACAACAACTGTAACTGA